The Apium graveolens cultivar Ventura chromosome 3, ASM990537v1, whole genome shotgun sequence sequence ACTCTAAAAATCGGGTTTACATTAAACTACTCTAATAAATTTAGTGATTTATTGCACGGGAGTATTGTAAAAAATGATTTAGTTTATGTTTTGTGAATGCAGCGATGTTAATTCTGCCTAATGATGATTTTCAGTATTAAATGATGAGGCTCAACATACTAGATATGTATTAAATGATGAGGCTCAACATACTAGATATTGTCTTGGTGCACTTATGCCATTCTACAGTTAATTTCTTACTAGTTCAGGGCTTTATAATCAATTCTCTTTTCCCCCCTTTTGGATACAGAGGTACACAGCTGAAGCATGAGGAAGCTGAAGTTTCATGAAAAGAAATTACTGAAGAAAGTTAACTTTTTGGAATGGAAGAGAGAAGGTGGTCATCGTGAAGCCCATGTTACGCAACGTTACCATCTTACTGCACGGGATGACTACAAAAAGTACTACATTCCGTAATTTTAAtactgtatatatatgtactatTTCTTGTAGTAAACATTCTGTTTATCAGTTAAAGTTTCTAAAGTTCTCAAATTTAATTTTGTTGAATTCTTTTTTTAACTTTATAGGTACAATAGTATGTGTAGaatggtgcagaagctggtgaATATTTTGAAACAGATGGACCAAAGGGACCCCGAACGTATTCAGATGACCGCTTCTCTCTTGGAAAAGCTGTGAGTAGTTTATCTACAAATTTTTTGCTGAAGTTTCTTTGTTGTATGTGTTAAATTACAGTGTTAGAATATATATAATTCATGTATATTGTGTTGTATACATTATACAAGATAATATTAGAGGACCAACTTTTTTTATTGTATAAGAAACTATGTCATACAGTTGTATCAGTTGTACTGAGCATGGTCAGGAAAATATACACCTCAGTGGAAGAAATTATTTTCTCGATTTGGTTATAATTACTCATAATCATATGACTGGAACTTTTCTATAAATTATTTTCGGAGTTCTTAAGGTTTTATTTCATGAATTTCCGGGGTAACCAAAATTTTTGTTTCCATACGACATCTTTGTTATATAATTTTGCTAACTGGAAAAAAATTCCTATATTGCAGGTATAATATAGGTGTTATACCATCCAGGAAAGATTTGAATTTATGCAAGAACCTGTCTGTCTCCTCATTTTGTCGGTTAGTAGCTTGTCTGTATATTCCAGTTTATTAGTTCTTTATCTTAGTCTGCCTTAATATGACACTCAGTGTGTGTTTTTTATGGCAGTCGCAGGCTCGCGACAATTTTGGTACGGTTGAAGTTTGCTGAACATCTTAAAGAAGCTATTACATATATTGAGCAGGGCCATGTCCGAGTTGGTCCACAGACGGTGACAGATCCGGCATTTCTTGTAACAAGAAATATGGAAGACTTTGTTACTTGGGTGGATACTTCAAAGATAAAGAGAAAGGTGCTAGAGTACAACGAGCAGCTCGATGATTACGATGCGATGAACTAAAAAAGGAACAATTTTTGTTAGTAACTATTTCTTTGGGGGGAAAATGTCAGTAATCTCTATTAGCTGATTATGGTTCATTGTACTAAATATTGATTCCCAACTTCTGTGTGATGAGTTCTTTACCTGGGTCTTCCCTAACATCTGTCAGTTACGGTAATCATTGAATTCTGTTGTAGCTCCTGTGCATTGGAAATATAATTTACCAACTATTATCACTTATACCCCCCCTCGCGTTCAGAAATGCTGGATTTAAATTTGTTTTAGGAGCCTGTTTGTCTTTTGTTAATTAGCAAATGCTAAAATAAACTTTTAATATGGGGTATGATTAGATGGATTGAAGCGGGGCATTTATAATGGAAATAGACAGATAGCGTATATGTGTATGCTTTTTCATCATTCTGCACATTGTAGTTTTGAAGCTGGGGAAATTAAAGCGGAAATACCCTTGTTTTTAGACTGTCGGATCTATCAGAAGAACATTGGAGTATCAAACAAAAGATGATTAATTTGTTACACAATATGCAACATTCACTTTTTGATTTCTCTTTGTATCCACCCTCAAGTGTAGTATTCCAGATCTATCGTCGAGTTATCAATAGAACAAGTATCTACAAGTGACGTTTGAAAAACAAGAAAGTTTAAGTCTCATGGAGGTGTCAATTCTCATCCTACAGGGAAGTTGCTTGGTAATcctttttttttctattttcaaGGAATTATGTGGAGAAACTATATACCTACCTAGGTTCTACATGCCATGCTAACCAAACAAGTAGTACTTTGCTTAAGTTATTCTTTCTTAAAATTTATGAATGGAGATAATGATATTAGTGTTGTAAGTTGCAAACAAGAAAGAATTCAAAGCTGTGTGGAATTGATTTTTTGAATAATTTCCATCAGAAGGGACAAAGGAAATCACATATATTCATCAATACGCATCAGGAAGTTTTTGTAGTTATTTTTTCCTTGTGTTGCTATTGGATTCtttcttttattaatatttttgtGATGGTAGATAACTAGATTTTGAGAGAGTTTTCCTGAATTCGAACAAATCTTTTGTTCGTACACAACTTATTCAACAGATATAATCCACTTGATTAGTTACATGAATAGCTATGTAACTAA is a genomic window containing:
- the LOC141713108 gene encoding uncharacterized protein LOC141713108, with amino-acid sequence MRKLKFHEKKLLKKVNFLEWKREGGHREAHVTQRYHLTARDDYKKYNSMCRMVQKLVNILKQMDQRDPERIQMTASLLEKLYNIGVIPSRKDLNLCKNLSVSSFCRRRLATILVRLKFAEHLKEAITYIEQGHVRVGPQTVTDPAFLVTRNMEDFVTWVDTSKIKRKVLEYNEQLDDYDAMN